A window of the Dyadobacter pollutisoli genome harbors these coding sequences:
- a CDS encoding PQQ-dependent sugar dehydrogenase: MSKNIPLLKKYLPLAFGGLLLTASIGLMSNSGITSETRADQKLTEANLKVDTVATGLTMPWASALLPNGDLLVTERGGKLRLVKNGKLDPQEITGIPEVLYKGQGGLLDINLHPDYKKNGWIYISYSSPKAAGEEGDDGGANTALMRAKLKDHALTDIQQLFKAIPNVKANVHYGGRIVFDKKGYVFLSLGERGQKENSQNLGRDQGKVVRLHEDGKIPTDNPFVKTEGARPEIWTYGHRNPQGMIIHPTTGVIWEHEHGPQGGDELNIIEKGKNYGWPLITFGIDYDNSIISKDTARAGLEQPVVYWKPSIAPCGITFLTGDKFKDWKGDLLVGSLKFMYLQHLVVKGNKVLSREIIFDKIGRVRDVRQGWDGNVYVVLENSGKVVRISPKS, translated from the coding sequence ATGAGCAAAAACATTCCTTTACTAAAAAAATACCTCCCGCTTGCGTTTGGAGGTCTGTTGCTAACCGCTTCGATCGGTTTGATGAGCAATAGCGGTATCACCAGTGAGACCCGTGCCGATCAAAAATTGACTGAGGCGAATTTAAAAGTAGATACTGTCGCTACCGGCCTGACGATGCCATGGGCCTCGGCTTTACTGCCAAATGGCGATCTTCTGGTTACCGAACGCGGCGGCAAGCTGCGGTTGGTAAAGAACGGTAAGCTCGACCCGCAGGAAATTACAGGTATCCCGGAGGTGCTTTACAAAGGACAAGGAGGCTTACTGGACATTAACCTGCACCCCGACTACAAAAAGAACGGCTGGATCTACATCAGCTACTCGTCACCGAAAGCGGCAGGAGAAGAAGGAGATGACGGCGGTGCGAATACTGCATTGATGCGTGCCAAACTGAAAGACCATGCTTTGACAGACATTCAGCAGCTGTTTAAGGCTATTCCAAATGTAAAAGCCAATGTACATTATGGAGGCCGCATTGTGTTTGACAAAAAAGGATATGTGTTCCTCTCACTTGGAGAGCGCGGGCAGAAAGAAAACTCGCAGAATCTGGGTCGCGACCAGGGTAAAGTGGTGCGCCTGCATGAAGATGGCAAGATCCCTACTGACAACCCTTTTGTGAAAACAGAAGGCGCCAGACCAGAAATCTGGACGTACGGACACCGCAACCCACAGGGAATGATCATCCACCCGACTACGGGCGTGATCTGGGAACATGAGCATGGTCCACAAGGCGGTGATGAGCTGAATATCATTGAAAAAGGTAAAAACTACGGCTGGCCGCTGATCACTTTTGGCATTGATTATGATAATAGCATCATTTCAAAAGACACCGCACGCGCTGGTCTCGAACAACCAGTTGTGTACTGGAAACCATCCATCGCACCATGCGGAATCACTTTCCTGACAGGTGACAAGTTTAAGGACTGGAAAGGTGATCTGCTGGTAGGTTCATTGAAATTTATGTACCTGCAGCATTTGGTTGTGAAGGGTAACAAGGTGTTGAGCCGTGAGATCATTTTCGACAAAATCGGTCGTGTGCGGGATGTACGTCAGGGTTGGGATGGTAATGTATATGTGGTTCTTGAAAACTCAGGTAAAGTAGTACGTATCAGCCCAAAAAGCTAG
- a CDS encoding GH92 family glycosyl hydrolase, translating to MKKILYCLFVLFITTPLLYGQSTANTNLVDLVNPLMGTQSKFSLSSGNTYPAIALPWGMNFWMPQTGKMGDGWSYMYDAEKIRGFKQTHQPSPWINDYGQFSILPITGKLKIDEESRASWFSHKAEVAKPHYYKVYLADYDVTTEIAPTERAAQFRFTFPKADSSFVLVDAFDRGSYVKVIPSERKIIGYTTKNSGGVPSNFKNYFVLVFDKAFTFSSAFHGKTLAKDTLELKAGHAGAVVGFKTKKGEQVGLKVASSFISPEQAELNLQRELGNDSFDVTKEKGHKAWNDELSRIKVEGDNIDQIRTFYSCLYRVLLFPRKFYEFDKANKVVHYSPYNGEVRPGYMFTDNGFWDTFRAVFPFFTLMYPTLNSHIMEGLANAYDESGFLPEWASPGHRDCMIGSNSASLIADSYVKGVRGYDINKLYDAIIKNTENAGPVSSVGRFGHEYYNELGYVPYDVKVNENVARTLEYAYADFCISQLGKSLKKPQKEIDLYLKRSQNYHNVFDPESKWMRGKNKDGKFQSPFNPFKWGDAFTEGNSIHYTWSVFQDVKGLIGLMGGREAFVQKLDTVFTLPPIFDDSYYGFPIHEIREMQIMNMGNYAHGNQPIQHMIYLYNYAGAPDKAQYWLRQVMGKLYQASPDGYCGDEDNGQTSAWYVFSSLGFYPVTPGTTQYVIGSPLFKKATMTMEDGKKFTIQAPATSDANMYIQGATLNGKPYGNTFLEHADIQKGGTVQFNMASKPSKVWGTKPEAAPFSLTK from the coding sequence ATGAAAAAAATCCTTTATTGCCTTTTCGTACTGTTTATAACCACACCTCTTCTCTACGGACAATCCACTGCCAATACCAATCTGGTGGATCTCGTGAATCCGCTGATGGGAACCCAATCTAAGTTCAGCCTCTCTTCCGGTAACACTTACCCTGCCATCGCATTGCCTTGGGGGATGAACTTCTGGATGCCGCAAACCGGCAAAATGGGTGATGGATGGAGTTATATGTACGATGCCGAGAAAATCAGAGGCTTCAAACAAACACACCAGCCAAGCCCCTGGATCAATGACTATGGTCAGTTCTCTATCCTGCCGATCACCGGAAAACTGAAAATTGATGAGGAAAGCCGTGCAAGCTGGTTTTCGCACAAAGCGGAGGTAGCCAAGCCACATTACTATAAGGTGTACCTCGCAGATTATGATGTAACCACGGAAATAGCGCCCACAGAACGCGCTGCACAATTCCGCTTTACATTCCCGAAGGCGGACAGCTCTTTTGTACTTGTTGATGCTTTCGACAGAGGATCTTATGTGAAAGTTATTCCTTCCGAACGTAAGATCATTGGTTATACAACCAAAAACAGTGGCGGTGTGCCTTCCAATTTCAAAAACTACTTCGTTCTCGTTTTTGACAAAGCATTTACATTCTCATCTGCTTTTCATGGCAAGACATTGGCAAAAGATACATTGGAGCTGAAAGCCGGCCATGCAGGAGCGGTCGTAGGTTTCAAAACCAAAAAAGGTGAACAGGTTGGCCTGAAAGTAGCTTCATCTTTTATCAGCCCTGAGCAGGCGGAATTGAACCTGCAACGTGAACTAGGGAATGATTCTTTTGATGTAACCAAAGAAAAAGGTCACAAAGCATGGAATGACGAGCTTTCGCGCATTAAAGTAGAAGGTGACAATATCGACCAGATCCGCACATTTTACTCATGCCTCTACCGTGTGCTGTTGTTCCCAAGAAAGTTTTATGAATTCGACAAAGCGAACAAAGTAGTACATTACAGCCCGTATAATGGCGAGGTTCGTCCGGGTTATATGTTCACAGACAATGGTTTTTGGGACACATTTCGTGCGGTTTTCCCATTCTTTACATTAATGTACCCTACCCTGAATTCGCATATCATGGAAGGCCTCGCAAACGCGTATGATGAAAGCGGCTTCCTTCCTGAATGGGCAAGTCCTGGTCACCGCGATTGCATGATCGGTTCCAACTCTGCATCGCTGATCGCTGATTCGTATGTGAAAGGTGTTCGTGGTTATGATATCAATAAATTATACGACGCGATCATTAAAAACACTGAAAATGCAGGCCCGGTCAGTTCTGTTGGGCGATTTGGTCATGAATATTACAATGAACTGGGTTATGTTCCTTACGACGTTAAAGTGAATGAGAACGTAGCGAGGACTTTGGAATATGCCTACGCCGATTTTTGTATTTCCCAATTGGGTAAATCATTGAAAAAACCCCAAAAGGAGATCGATCTGTACCTCAAAAGAAGCCAGAATTATCACAACGTTTTCGACCCTGAAAGTAAGTGGATGCGTGGTAAAAACAAGGATGGCAAGTTTCAGTCACCATTCAATCCATTCAAATGGGGGGATGCATTTACAGAAGGAAACAGCATTCACTATACCTGGTCGGTGTTCCAGGACGTGAAAGGATTGATCGGTTTAATGGGCGGAAGGGAAGCATTTGTTCAGAAACTGGATACTGTTTTCACATTGCCTCCGATCTTCGACGACAGCTACTATGGCTTCCCGATTCACGAGATCCGCGAAATGCAGATCATGAACATGGGTAACTACGCACACGGAAACCAGCCGATCCAGCACATGATCTACTTATATAACTACGCCGGCGCTCCTGACAAAGCTCAGTACTGGCTGCGTCAGGTAATGGGTAAGTTGTACCAGGCTTCTCCGGACGGCTACTGCGGTGATGAAGACAATGGTCAGACTTCGGCCTGGTATGTATTCTCTTCACTTGGTTTTTACCCGGTAACACCTGGTACTACTCAGTATGTGATAGGCTCACCCCTATTCAAAAAGGCGACGATGACCATGGAAGACGGCAAGAAGTTTACGATCCAGGCCCCCGCCACCAGCGATGCCAATATGTACATTCAGGGTGCGACATTGAATGGGAAACCCTACGGAAATACATTCCTGGAACATGCTGATATACAAAAAGGCGGAACCGTGCAGTTCAACATGGCCAGCAAACCTTCCAAAGTGTGGGGTACCAAGCCCGAGGCAGCACCGTTTTCGTTGACGAAATAA
- a CDS encoding c-type cytochrome — MKPLISILAAFIFCSAVFPQQDDELAKSIERGKMVYSENCITCHMGGGEGIPATFPPLAKADYFDKNPENAIKAVKFGLIGKIKVNGVDYDNMMPNPGLGNDEIADLVNYIMNSWGNTSEKKMVTEKMVEDLKEKK, encoded by the coding sequence ATGAAACCTTTAATATCTATACTTGCTGCATTCATCTTTTGCTCGGCAGTTTTCCCACAACAGGACGATGAACTGGCAAAAAGCATTGAGCGCGGAAAAATGGTGTATTCCGAAAACTGCATTACCTGCCATATGGGCGGTGGTGAGGGTATTCCTGCAACATTTCCTCCACTTGCCAAAGCAGATTATTTTGACAAAAACCCTGAAAACGCCATTAAAGCAGTCAAATTCGGTTTGATTGGCAAAATTAAAGTGAATGGTGTTGACTATGATAACATGATGCCAAATCCAGGATTGGGTAATGATGAAATCGCGGACCTAGTCAATTACATCATGAATTCGTGGGGCAATACGTCCGAAAAAAAGATGGTCACCGAGAAAATGGTGGAGGATTTAAAAGAGAAAAAGTAG
- a CDS encoding aldo/keto reductase — MLYRKIGTNANPQQKDLELSVITFGAWAAGGWMWGGTERSQAVKAIQESFHAGVTSIDTAPVYGQGLSEEIVGEAIKDLPRDQVQILTKYGMRWDLEKGDFAMHSKNNEGQDINIYKYAAKDSIIKECEQSLTRLGTDYIDLYQIHWHDKTTPIEETMEAVSLLIDQGKVRYAGVCNYNAELMREAAKYIHLVSDQVPYSMVKRDIEAELVPYCIENDKAILAYSPLERGLLTGKMKPGYKFGADDHRASIHFYKDENLVKVNAFLDQIRPLAEEKNATLGQLVLRWTVEQPGITIALVGARDAEQALQNAAAIDISLNKEEIDFITGHLNELKLVK, encoded by the coding sequence ATGCTCTACCGCAAAATAGGAACCAATGCCAATCCTCAACAAAAAGACCTTGAACTGTCCGTCATTACATTCGGCGCCTGGGCAGCCGGTGGCTGGATGTGGGGCGGTACCGAAAGAAGCCAGGCTGTAAAAGCCATTCAGGAATCGTTTCATGCGGGCGTGACTTCCATTGATACCGCTCCGGTTTATGGACAGGGACTCAGTGAAGAGATCGTCGGCGAAGCGATCAAAGACCTGCCCCGTGATCAGGTTCAGATACTGACCAAGTATGGCATGCGCTGGGACCTTGAAAAAGGTGACTTTGCCATGCATAGCAAAAACAATGAAGGCCAGGACATTAACATTTACAAATACGCGGCCAAAGACAGCATTATCAAAGAATGCGAACAAAGCCTGACGCGACTGGGTACTGATTACATTGACCTGTACCAGATCCATTGGCATGACAAAACCACTCCTATTGAAGAAACAATGGAGGCAGTTTCTCTGCTGATCGATCAGGGAAAAGTGCGGTATGCGGGGGTTTGTAACTACAATGCAGAACTAATGCGGGAAGCTGCCAAATACATTCATTTGGTTTCAGATCAGGTTCCATATAGCATGGTAAAACGTGATATTGAAGCGGAACTTGTGCCTTACTGCATTGAAAATGACAAGGCTATACTCGCTTACAGCCCATTGGAACGCGGGTTATTGACCGGTAAAATGAAGCCCGGTTACAAGTTTGGCGCAGACGATCACCGCGCTTCCATTCATTTTTATAAAGATGAAAATCTTGTGAAGGTCAATGCCTTTCTGGACCAGATCAGGCCGCTGGCTGAGGAGAAAAATGCGACACTAGGACAACTCGTTTTGCGATGGACGGTGGAACAGCCGGGCATTACCATCGCATTGGTAGGTGCCAGGGATGCAGAACAGGCGCTCCAAAACGCCGCCGCAATCGATATCAGCCTGAATAAGGAAGAAATCGATTTCATTACCGGACATTTGAATGAATTGAAATTAGTTAAATAG